The DNA region AGAGGAGAAAAAATGAGAATTCTCATACACGAAAATTATCCATCTTTAAGTAAATGGGTAGCACATTATGTTGCAAAAAAAATCAATGATTTTGCACCAACAAAAGAGAAACCATTTGTTTTAGGTTTGCCAACAGGTTCTTCACCAATTGGAACATATAGCGAATTAGTTGATTTGTACGATGAAGGCAAAGTTTCATTCAAAAATGTAATTACTTTCAATATGGACGAATATGTAAATATCGCAGAAGATCATCCAGAAAGTTATCACTATTTTATGAATAAATATCTATTCAGCAAGATTGATATTCCAAAAGAAAATATAAATATTCTTGATGGAAATGCAAAAGATCTCGAAAAAGAGTGTCAAGAATATGAAGATAAGATAAAGAAAGTTGGCGGAATTCATCTGTTTCTTGGTGGAATTGGTCCTGATGGACATATCGCATTTAATGAACCGGGGTCATCATTGAAATCAAGAACAAGAATTAAAACTCTTACTCACGATACAAAAATTGCTAATGCCAGATTTTTCAATAATGATTATAATAAAGTTCCGAAAACTGCATTGACTGTTGGAGTTGGAACTGTTATGGATTCTGATGAAGTTATTATCTTAATCAGTGGGTATAACAAAGCAACAGCATTGAAACAGGTAGTTGAGGGTGGACTAAATCATATGTGGACGGTATCTGCATTACAGCTACATGAAAAGGGAATTATTGTTTGTGATGATGAATCTACAATGGAATTAAATGTTGGAACTGTGAAATATTTTAAAGATATTGAGAAAGAATCAATTGAGAATATTTCGGAAGTTTAAGATGTTTTAGAAATATTACAAATGTCCGGGAATTGTATTTTTCGGACATTTTTTATTTATTAAAAAAATAGGGAAGAAAATGAGAAATTTAAAGCAAGAAGAAATTAAAAAATTAGAAAATCAAAATTGTATTTCTAAC from Bacteroidota bacterium includes:
- the nagB gene encoding glucosamine-6-phosphate deaminase produces the protein MRILIHENYPSLSKWVAHYVAKKINDFAPTKEKPFVLGLPTGSSPIGTYSELVDLYDEGKVSFKNVITFNMDEYVNIAEDHPESYHYFMNKYLFSKIDIPKENINILDGNAKDLEKECQEYEDKIKKVGGIHLFLGGIGPDGHIAFNEPGSSLKSRTRIKTLTHDTKIANARFFNNDYNKVPKTALTVGVGTVMDSDEVIILISGYNKATALKQVVEGGLNHMWTVSALQLHEKGIIVCDDESTMELNVGTVKYFKDIEKESIENISEV